From the genome of Carassius gibelio isolate Cgi1373 ecotype wild population from Czech Republic chromosome A16, carGib1.2-hapl.c, whole genome shotgun sequence, one region includes:
- the LOC128030163 gene encoding chromobox protein homolog 3, which produces MRKKQNVKNRKAEETTVVQEFAVEKIIRRRVTGGKVEYYLKWKGFKDAENTWEPEDNLDCPELIEEFLRNSGETEQEGCQSLDHEVQPKQELTQLDADMAHQEELIKMGNEEVNDHNAEIPVDQSGNPEPDCIIGCTDQQGELMFLIKWKNTDEVALLSAGETSKRWPEMVIRFYEDKLTWHGEDEQ; this is translated from the exons ATGAGGAAAAAGCAGAATGTGAAGAACAGGAAGGCAGAAGAGACGACGGTTGTCCAAGAGTTTGCAGTGGAGAAAATCATCCGCCGAAGAGTCACCGGTGGAAAAGTTGAATACTATCTCAAATGGAAAGGCTTCAAAGA TGCAGAGAATACCTGGGAGCCAGAGGACAACCTGGACTGTCCCGAGCTGATAGAGGAGTTTCTCAGAAACTCAGGAGAGACAGAACAAGAGGGGTGTCAGTCCCTAGACCATGAGGTCCAGCCCAAGCAAGAGTTAACTCAACTGGATGCCGATATG GCACACCAGGAGGAGCTCATTAAGATGGGTAATGAAGAGGTTAATGATCACAACGCTGAGATCCCAGTAGATCAGTCAGGCAATCCTGAACCAGACTGCATCATCGGATGCACAGACCAACAAGGAGAGCTCATGTTCCTCATCAAGTG GAAAAACACAGACGAGGTAGCTTTACTGTCAGCCGGGGAGACCAGTAAAAGGTGGCCCGAGATGGTAATTCGCTTTTACGAGGACAAGCTGACCTGGCATGGAGAAGACGAGCAGTGA